DNA sequence from the Falco biarmicus isolate bFalBia1 chromosome 5, bFalBia1.pri, whole genome shotgun sequence genome:
TTGTGCAGAATTATCAAGTATCTACAATTGCTGGGCATGTTTGCCTCCACGTATATGATAGTGGTCATGACAGTGGACAGATATCAAGCGGTTTGCTACCCTATGGTCACTTTCCAGAAGAAGAGAGCTCTCTGGAACATCCCCATTTGCACCAGCTGGTCTATATCACTGATTTTTAGCCTACCACAGGTATTTATCTTTTCTAAGACTGAAATATCTCCAGGTGTCTTTGAATGTTGGGGTGAATTTATTCAGCCATGGGGCCCAAGGGCATACGTGACTTGGATTTTTGTAGTTATATTCTTCATTCCCTCAGCCATCCTTATCATGTGCCAGGTTAAGATttgcaaaataatcaaaagaaatatatatgtgaAAAACCAGAATGAATATGAAGTAACAAATCAGAAGCAAGTCCTGCCATCCCGAGCAAGCAGTGTGAACTGTATTTCAAAGGCTATGATCAAGACTGTAAAAATGACAGTGGTGACAGTTGTTGCGTATGTTCTCTGTTGGTCACCTTTCTTCATTGCACAGCTGTGGTCTGTGTGGTTCCCCAGTGTCATGACTGAAGGTAAGATACTCTCCATCCTCATTCATAACTTCATATAAGGCTAGCATATTGCTGTATTGCTTTATATTTGTAAAAGTTACATGTGATCATTTGAGCATGATTAAAAAAGGAATTCCTGGATTTATTATCTACTGTATTTAATTAGGTACCCAGAACTTGATGTGTTGTGTGATCaacacacacatacaagtgTGTAtttcatgtgtgtgttttgaGTGGTTAATGATTTAAAGATTAACTACCAACAGTGAAAAGTATCACCTGCTCCAGCAAGGGTTCAGACTTTTAGAAGTTTTAGATATTATAGCAGCAGTATTTTTGGTTCTTAAGGTGAAAAGGAGTAATTAACTGTTGAAAgtaatacaataaatatttcttatttactGGGTAGGACAGTGATATTATAAGACATCTCATTTTTTTTGAATATCGAAATCATATTGATGAAATGTCTGTAATACACTATGAAACAATTAGAAGTTGTGAAACAGCcatttataaagcaaaaaagcatGCCTGAGAGAGGTATCAAAGAATGCCATGTTGTAAACAAGATTAATCTTGTCAAACTTCTGAACTCAAAGATATAAACCAAAGGGGAAAATATGATAATAGCTCtgtctgatgaaaaaaaaatcttctgatcTTTAAGAATTCTTCCTGCCAGTGTGAATTTGAGTCTTAATCTACATAcatttatatctatctatctatctatctgtatTTATCTGTATCTGTATAGCAGGTTAGTAATTGCTTTCAAATGTAATAGAGCTACATCAAAAAAGAGCTATATGGAACCATTTAACTCTGAAATGCATACAATACAGTGTGCTTCATACCTTCAACAGTACAAACTGCATTGAATAAATGGGAATTTCCTACTATTTAATTAACTTTAATATATGAACAGGCAcaccagaaagcagcagactgTGAAAATGTTACTTAGTTATATGagtgttttatttactgttattGCTTTAACTATTTAATTTTAGGTTCGGCATTCACCATTATCATGCTCCTCGGCAATTTAAATAGTTGCACCAACCCGTGgatttacatgtatttttgcGGCCACATTCCGTATTGCAAAAATAAGCAGCTGGAGAATACCTTGGCTCAAGAGGAATCAATGATCACAGGGAGCATTCAACTCATAGACAGAGACCCTGAGGAAAACAGTACTTCTGCATAAATATTggatgttttttgttgttttgttacATTTGCTATGTTCACAAGACATACTGATATTTTACCACCATCCCTCATTTTATGGATAAGGAAGCCggaaaattatcttttgttgtataaatatatttctgtgcaGTTCTGTAGCATATACAGAAAGTTTCTGTGTTGTGCAAGCCTGACTCAGTGCTTCCATCACCTCTGTGTTATCAGAATGAATTCTTGTAAAGACTGGCAAAGATACATGAAagtatcagaaatattttgtgtcctaaaatactttctcttttgTGATTCTGGATTTCTAACCAGTAAAATTTTACAACTAACTGGTCCAACAAATTGAAACATAATTGGAAAGAAGTCTGGCATGATTAGACttgaatatgtttttaaattgaaCCATGAATTGTTTGTCATTCTGATGTAACTGGGGGACAGTCTGGCAAATCTTGAGAAGGCAGAAGAAGGTCAGAAAAACACTTTGCCAGCTATTATTAACACctattttaaattaactccTTATATACATTTGTAAAATGCCAAGCAGcttaatacaattaaaaaaaaaataattcagtgtgtTTGAGACACCGCACACCTACTTTGGTTTCAGATGCCATTGTGGATCACAGGTGTCGGCAGCATAGTAGCAGGTCCAGGTTTGTGGCTTCACACCATGGGATTTGATCTTCCATGCATTCCGTGATGTGCAAGCAGTTACCTGAAACCCCACATAGATACACAAATGTCCacatactttaaataaaaatggttgCTAGGaacatacattttcatttggTATTCAGACCTATTTGTTTTGGTGTGCAATTTATTGACAGAGTGTGCGTAGAACCCCTTCAGGCTCAAATTCCATTATTTCCTCTTCGtggtaaaaataaatctgcatatCTTTATCTCAAAATGCCATTTGCTTGTTAGTTTGTGGGTGTTTTATGCAGGTACCTATTTATTCCCCTTTCAGTGTCTGCAATCTAATCAGAGGAGTATGGAAGGAATATCAGCAAGGCTTTTTCAGGTGAGAATAGAGCTGCATTCACAGAGATTCTCCATGATACTTGCACGTCATCTGCCTACATTATACTATGTTTCATCAGTGctcttcacatttcatttttatgagtGCTAGCAATCTcaaatttcagtggaaaagctATAAAAGCGGCGGGTGGGGGTTGACAGTCTTTAAATTGTACTCAAAGAAATATCGATTTAAACTAAATACTGATTGGATTGTGAGAAGTGCTGCTGCACAATGAATAGTTACACTTCAGGTTAATGTCTGCTGATAATGACTGATTATTCTATGGTTTCTATTCCCTGCATATTTAGACCAGATAGAGGTATGAACCAAATATTGCTGTTCTTATGATGGGGAAAGCTAGTGTCCCAGTCCAGCTGGCAAGAAGAACAGGTCTCCAGCAAgtaggaagaggaagaaggtggATGAAGACAGTACCAGAGCCAGATAGGAATGGAAAGAGTCTTTATGTAATTTCATATTATAATTGCAATTGataattttttcttgctgtttttttgtCCCCTTCTCTTTAATTAATAGTTGTTAATTCTACCACACAACATGTTCCCTGTTAGAGCAATTCTGTAACTGTCAGCGTCCTTGTCTGGGGTATGAACATCCAAGATACAATCCATACTATTGATAGGATATTTGTTATATTCAGCCATTGATTTTCTAAGACTTTAAGTCAAATTAGctctcagcttctcctttaTGACTTAATCCAGTGGTTAGTGATGGGCATTTACTTTTTCTACTTCCTTTGCAGTTAGTTACGTAGTAGAATATGCAATGTTCAAAGGAAATGTAAATAGAAATGCTTTGAGGAATCACCTGTGTCATTGTACTACTGGATTTGCAGCAAAACACACTGAAAGCCTCAAAAGTTATAATTtgcaaggaaaacaggaatttaAATTGTGTGCAAATATTCATCCAGATCCAGAACTGATGTAAGTCACAGCACTGCTCGGAGACTGCGGTGGAGCTGTGCTATTTTACACCACCTGATCCAACCTCTGATATTTAAAAGGTATAACTTCTGCTACTTACATTCTGCATGGCTCATGTATTTGTTATTGGCTTTATAAATAATTTGGTAGAGCTCAATTTCTTAAATAACAATAGCTCAATGTTTTCTATAAAAGTCTGAGAGCAGTATTACTGTCcatatttcagatattttgatCATGTAATGAATGAAATGCCAGATCTTAAGTTCAGTAGTGAATGCCCACTGTCTGTAATGTTCAAAACAATGATATTTTTACTTCTCAagtgcttgctttctgcttttttcattttctttcccctgacATCAGTCCCactgttaagaaaaataaaggttacTGCACTGCAGTGTTAAACTACAGGCTATGGATGCTTTTAGTTTCAGTCTGTCAGGAAGTATGTGAACATGGgtattcctgcttttttcctagCGACGTGAACCAGGCTGCATTTTCCAGATGTAAGTCATTATCCTGCAtggcctgtccctgccccatgGGCAGCACTGACCCGACAAACACACTCAATGGGGAGTTTGGTTCCAGTCCACAATTTTCTGTCAAAACTAATTTTCAAATGATGGAAATTCA
Encoded proteins:
- the LOC130150667 gene encoding arg8-vasotocin receptor-like; this translates as MKNFSFPMQDNTHQTESSSPHRFLTLTNQSDPVGRPERDERLAQVEIAVLGAIFLTASVGNFILILVLWRRRKKLSRMYVFMLHLSIADLVVAFFQVLPQLLWDITDVFIGPDFLCRIIKYLQLLGMFASTYMIVVMTVDRYQAVCYPMVTFQKKRALWNIPICTSWSISLIFSLPQVFIFSKTEISPGVFECWGEFIQPWGPRAYVTWIFVVIFFIPSAILIMCQVKICKIIKRNIYVKNQNEYEVTNQKQVLPSRASSVNCISKAMIKTVKMTVVTVVAYVLCWSPFFIAQLWSVWFPSVMTEGSAFTIIMLLGNLNSCTNPWIYMYFCGHIPYCKNKQLENTLAQEESMITGSIQLIDRDPEENSTSA